A single genomic interval of Zingiber officinale cultivar Zhangliang chromosome 4A, Zo_v1.1, whole genome shotgun sequence harbors:
- the LOC121970834 gene encoding lysine-specific demethylase JMJ705-like yields the protein MADGASSSSSPGAAAPELPPLEVPLWLRSLPSAPEFHPKPQEFHDPIAYILKIEKEAAPFGICKIVPPFPSPPKKTALANLNRSFAARCPLPKKQPPTFTTRQQQIGFCPRRPRPVQKHVWQSGAYHTLQQFEVKARKFERSYVRRTVSRKAASAAALSPLEMETLFWRASADKPFTVEYANDMPGSGFVPLPASGRSSWPDRVPVNVGESAWNMRGVSRAKSSLLRLMKEEIPGVTSPMVYVAMLFSWFAWHVEDHELHSLNYLHMGSGKTWYGVPREARLAFEEVVRVHGYGGELNPLMTFAMLGEKTTVMSPEVFVQMGIPCCRLVQNAGEFVVTFPGAYHMGFSHGFNCGEAANIATPEWLRFAKEAAVRRASMNYPPMVSHFQLLYALALSLRTRMPIGFGSEPRSSRLKHKMKGEGEEMIKKAFVQNVIQNNYLLSILLDRGTSCVVLPQSVPESSLFSNSLMRTQVKVKPRLSLGLCSQQGALEALELSPSNAVGLSWKTTVRDFNGLFPTDGNSVQIESSKINSSGTWSKFPNSDPKHLPSDSQKVEGGQEGTRQGEGLLDQGLLSCVTCGILSFACVAIIQPTERSANYLMSVDCGFLHNPLVDSGKDSGIDREKSWKRSRNKNIDIDQAEVMSDVGCPGDTSALDLLASVYADLSDNDDESVSHENSILFYKNAATKSLSLANQGLRSEVEPQVHCSRGVANEDLDLPGTDYNEMFAESSQSVDSSDNLDGHDIAVEKCHLKLELCSSNQKENRNFAVACTLEKKETTVDTSRSCNRNVTESTDVHCREHGECQSSQTGELCSCSLKKEKPTATVGNLSVNCDISNNLAMPEKFAAICPEASKVDTKIMNSTTSLLHGAERDSSRMHVFCLEHAKEVEKQLRHIGGGHMMLLCHPDYPKIESEAKLLERELRIGYTWKNINFREADKEDLDRIKATLGDEEVIPTNSDWTVKLDINLYYTANLSKSPIYNKQMPYNPVIYKAFSCNSTGNSPVKSRASARRAGRQKKIVVAGRWCGKVWMTNQVHPYLAQKKETEEQGQIEWQNSFENDQDLLDQIYVDDSNGVPLKSNSAADCQAAKSSKKRKKPPQKEKYKKRRCTVASGNSKTDDEPGTSGSSLKKTPRSRQLGQDANISKRKSNLKDEAGGPSSRLRKRPSKPDELKLSTKQSKRKGKTNHVAYLSKEEYTCDIEGCNMSFSSKQDLTLHKRDICPVKGCGKKFFSHKYLVLHRKVHMNDRPLVCPWKGCQMTFKWPWARTEHIRVHTGDRPYVCREPGCGQTFRFVSDFSRHKRKTGHSIKKGRKAQAV from the exons ATGGCCGACGGAGCTTCGTCGTCCTCCTCCCCAGGCGCGGCGGCCCCGGAGCTGCCTCCCCTTGAGGTGCCGCTCTGGCTCCGGTCACTGCCATCGGCCCCGGAGTTCCATCCGAAGCCCCAGGAGTTCCACGACCCCATCGCCTACATCCTCAAGATCGAGAAGGAGGCCGCCCCCTTCGGCATCTGTAAGATCGTACCCCCCTTTCCCTCGCCCCCCAAGAAGACCGCCCTCGCCAATCTGAACCGCTCATTCGCCGCCCGGTGTCCCCTCCCCAAGAAGCAGCCCCCGACGTTCACTACCCGCCAGCAGCAGATCGGCTTCTGCCCTCGCCGCCCCCGCCCCGTCCAGAAGCACGTATGGCAGAGCGGCGCGTACCACACTCTCCAGCAGTTCGAGGTCAAGGCCCGGAAGTTCGAACGCTCGTATGTGCGCCGGACCGTGAGCCGGAAGGCCGCTTCTGCCGCTGCGCTCTCCCCGCTTGAGATGGAGACCCTCTTCTGGCGGGCCTCTGCGGACAAGCCCTTCACCGTTGAGTACGCCAACGACATGCCGGGGTCCGGGTTCGTCCCGCTGCCTGCCTCGGGCAGGAGCTCCTGGCCTGATCGCGTACCGGTTAACGTCGGTGAGTCTGCGTGGAACATGCGGGGCGTGTCCCGGGCCAAGAGCTCTCTGCTTCGGCTGATGAAGGAGGAGATTCCAGGGGTGACGTCCCCCATGGTGTACGTTGCCATGCTCTTCAGCTGGTTCGCGTGGCACGTCGAGGACCATGAGCTGCATAGCTTAAATTACCTCCACATGGGCTCAGGGAAAACATGGTACGGAGTGCCGAGGGAGGCCAGACTCGCATTTGAGGAGGTGGTTCGGGTGCATGGCTACGGCGGGGAGTTGAACCCTCTCA TGACTTTTGCCATGCTGGGTGAGAAGACCACTGTTATGTCTCCTGAAGTATTTGTTCAGATGGGGATCCCATGCTGCAG GTTGGTCCAAAATGCTGGAGAGTTTGTTGTCACATTTCCTGGAGCTTATCATATGGGATTCAGTCATG GATTCAACTGTGGGGAGGCAGCAAACATTGCTACTCCTGAATGGTTGAGATTTGCCAAAGAAGCTGCAGTTCGAAGGGCTTCAATGAATTATCCACCTATGGTTTCTCATTTTCAGTTGCTATATGCACTTGCATTATCATTACGTACTAG GATGCCCATAGGCTTTGGAAGTGAGCCACGGAGTTCTAGACTCAAGCATAAAATGAAAGGAGAAGGGGAAGAGATGATAAAGAAAGCATTTGTTCAAAATGTGATTCAGAATAATTATTTACTTAGCATTCTTCTTGATAGGGGAACTTCCTGTGTGGTTCTTCCTCAGAGTGTACCTGAAAGTTCTTTATTCTCAAATTCATTGATGAGAACCCAAGTAAAAGTAAAGCCAAGATTGTCACTTGGTTTATGTAGTCAGCAAGGAGCTCTAGAAGCATTAGAGCTTTCTCCTTCGAATGCTGTTGGGTTAAGCTGGAAAACAACAGTCAGAGATTTCAATGGCTTGTTTCCTACTGATGGAAACTCTGTACAAATAGAGAGCAGCAAAATAAACTCATCAGGAacatggagcaaatttcctaatTCTGATCCCAAACATTTGCCATCTGACTCACAAAAAGTGGAAGGTGGACAAGAAGGAACAAGGCAAGGTGAAGGATTGCTAGATCAAGGATTATTGTCATGTGTCACCTGTGGAATCTTGAGCTTTGCATGTGTAGCTATCATTCAACCCACTGAGAGATCAGCCAATTATCTCATGTCTGTAGATTGTGGTTTCCTGCATAATCCCCTTGTTGATTCAGGAAAAGATAGTGGCATAGACAGAGAAAAAAGTTGGAAGAGAAGCAGAAACAAAAACATTGACATTG ACCAGGCTGAAGTAATGTCTGATGTTGGATGTCCTGGAGACACTTCTGCGCTCGATCTTTTAGCTTCTGTTTATGCAGACCTTTCAGATAATGATGATGAAAGTGTTTCACATGAAaattctatcctcttttataaaaATGCTGCAACAAAATCCTTATCATTAGCTAATCAAGGCTTGAGATCTGAGGTTGAGCCCCAGGTCCATTGTTCAAGAGGTGTAGCCAATGAAGATTTGGACTTGCCTGGTACAGACTACAATGAGATGTTTGCTGAAAGTTCTCAATCTGTTGATAGTTCTGATAATTTAGATGGACATGATATTGCTGTTGAAAAATGCCACCTGAAATTAGAATTATGTAGTTCAAATCAGAAAGAAAACAGGAATTTTGCAGTAGCATGCACTTTAGAAAAAAAGGAGACAACAGTAGATACTTCTAGATCCTGCAACAGAAATGTAACAGAATCTACAGATGTTCATTGCAGGGAACATGGTGAGTGTCAGAGTAGTCAAACTGGTGAACTTTGTTCCTGTAGCTTGAAGAAGGAAAAACCAACTGCTACTGTGGGAAATCTTTCTGTGAACTGTGATATCTCTAACAATCTGGCTATGCCTGAAAAATTTGCAGCAATATGTCCAGAAGCTAGTAAAGTAGATACAAAAATAATGAACTCAACCACCTCACTTCTTCATGGGGCAGAAAGAGATTCTTCCCGGATGCATGTATTCTGTCTGGAGCATGCTAAAGAGGTTGAAAAACAACTCAGGCATATAGGCGGGGGGCATATGATGCTGCTATGTCATCCAG ATTATCCTAAGATTGAATCAGAAGCAAAACTATTGGAAAGAGAACTAAGAATTGGGTACACTTGGAAGAATATCAATTTCAGGGAGGCGGATAAAGAAGATTTAGACAGAATCAAGGCAACCTTGGGGGATGAGGAAGTCATACCCACAAATAGTGATTGGACAGTTAAATTAGACATCAATCTATATTATACTGCTAACCTAAGCAAATCCCCCATCTACAATAAGCAGATGCCCTATAATCCAGTGATATACAAGGCTTTTAGCTGCAATTCCACTGGTAACTCCCCAGTTAAGTCAAGGGCTTCGGCAAGGCGTGCAGGCAGGCAGAAGAAAATAGTTGTTGCTGGTAGATGGTGTGGTAAGGTTTGGATGACAAACCAGGTACACCCCTACTTGGCCCAAAAGAAGGAAACTGAGGAGCAAGGACAGATTGAATGgcaaaattcatttgaaaatgaTCAGGATCTTTTAGATCAGATATATGTAGATGATTCAAATGGAGTTCCCCTCAAAAGTAATTCAGCAGCTGATTGTCAGGCAGCAAAATCttccaagaagagaaagaagccgcctcagaaggaaaagtataagaaacgCAGATGCACTGTGGCAAGTGGAAATTCAAAAACTGATGACGAACCTGGAACTTCTGGATCCTCACTTAAGAAAACTCCGAGAAGTCGCCAGCTTGGACAAGATGCCAACATAAGTAAACGGAAGTCTAATTTAAAAGATGAAGCAGGAGGTCCTAGCTCACGTCTTAGGAAACGACCCTCCAAGCCCGATGAACTCAAATTGTCTACTAAGCAGTCTAAGAGGAAAGGTAAAACCAATCATGTTGCATATCTTTCCAAGGAAGAGTATACATGTGATATTGAGGGATGCAACATGAGCTTCAGTTCAAAGCAAGATTTAACATTACACAAGAGGGACATTTGCCCTGTCAAAGGGTGCGGTAAAAAATTCTTCTCACACAAGTATCTTGTACTCCACCGCAAGGTACACATGAATGACCGGCCACTTGTTTGCCCATGGAAGGGGTGCCAGATGACCTTCAAGTGGCCATGGGCCCGGACTGAACATATAAGGGTGCACACTGGTGATCGTCCTTATGTCTGTCGGGAACCAGGTTGTGGTCAAACGTTCCGATTTGTATCTGATTTTAGCCGTCACAAGCGGAAAACAGGCCATTCAATAAAGAAAGGCCGAAAGGCTCAAGCTGTATAA